In Campylobacter concisus ATCC 51562, one DNA window encodes the following:
- the secY gene encoding preprotein translocase subunit SecY — protein sequence MDKTLTNKILITLAFLFAYRILAYVPVPGVNVDVIKEFFNSNNSNALGLFNMFSGKAAERLSIISLGIMPYITASIIMELLAATFPKLGQMKKERDGMQKYMQIIRYATIVITLVQSIGVSIGLQSLSGRGGEQAIMIDINLFIAISAVSMLTGTMLLMWIGEQITQRGIGNGISLIIFAGIVSGIPSAIGGTVNLVNTSEMNFLTVIAILVIILATIGAIIFVEMGERRIPISYSRKVIMENQNKRIMNYIPIKVNLSGVIPPIFASAILMFPSTILQASTNPIIQAINDFLSPNGYMFNVLTFLFIIFFAFFYASIVFNTKDISENLKKQGGFIPGVRPGESTASYLNEVAGRLTLGGALYLGIISTLPWVLVKTMGVPFYFGGTSVLIVVSVALDTMRRIEAQSYTNKYQTLSAVGL from the coding sequence ATGGATAAAACACTGACCAACAAGATTTTAATCACGTTGGCATTTTTGTTCGCATACAGGATACTGGCTTATGTGCCAGTTCCTGGTGTTAATGTCGACGTAATTAAAGAATTCTTCAATTCAAACAATAGCAATGCCTTGGGTCTGTTTAATATGTTTAGTGGTAAAGCTGCTGAGCGTTTAAGTATTATCTCTCTGGGTATCATGCCTTATATTACAGCTTCGATCATTATGGAGCTTTTAGCAGCAACATTTCCAAAATTAGGTCAGATGAAAAAAGAGCGTGACGGTATGCAAAAATATATGCAAATCATACGTTATGCAACCATCGTTATCACTCTTGTACAATCAATCGGTGTTTCTATCGGACTTCAAAGCTTAAGCGGACGTGGTGGCGAACAAGCTATCATGATAGATATAAATTTATTTATCGCGATCTCTGCCGTGTCTATGCTAACTGGAACTATGCTACTTATGTGGATAGGCGAGCAAATAACACAACGTGGTATAGGCAATGGTATAAGTCTTATCATCTTTGCTGGTATCGTCTCTGGTATACCTAGTGCGATCGGTGGAACTGTAAATTTGGTAAATACTTCTGAGATGAATTTCCTAACAGTTATCGCTATTTTGGTGATTATATTAGCTACTATTGGTGCTATTATATTTGTCGAGATGGGCGAAAGGCGTATCCCTATTTCTTACTCAAGAAAAGTGATAATGGAAAATCAAAACAAACGTATAATGAACTATATACCGATCAAAGTAAATTTGAGCGGTGTTATTCCACCGATATTTGCTAGTGCGATTTTGATGTTTCCTAGTACTATTTTACAAGCTAGTACAAATCCGATCATCCAAGCTATCAACGACTTTTTAAGTCCAAATGGCTATATGTTTAACGTTTTAACATTTTTATTTATCATCTTCTTTGCGTTTTTCTATGCATCGATCGTATTTAACACAAAAGATATAAGTGAAAATTTAAAGAAACAAGGCGGATTTATCCCAGGTGTTAGACCAGGCGAGAGTACAGCTAGTTATCTAAATGAAGTAGCTGGCAGGCTAACTTTGGGCGGTGCTTTATATCTAGGCATCATCTCAACCTTACCATGGGTACTTGTAAAAACTATGGGTGTACCATTTTATTTTGGTGGCACGTCAGTACTTATCGTGGTATCTGTCGCTCTGGATACTATGAGGCGTATAGAAGCTCAGTCTTATACAAACAAATACCAAACTCTAAGTGCAGTAGGTCTATAA
- the rplQ gene encoding 50S ribosomal protein L17, with protein sequence MRHKHGYRKLGRTSSHRSALLKNLAIAIIKSEKIETTLPKAKELRSYVEKLITRARKGDSNAHRAVFASLQDKETTNKLVTEVAPKFKERNGGYTRIIKTRVRRGDAAEMAYIELVAE encoded by the coding sequence ATGAGACATAAACACGGATATCGCAAACTTGGTAGAACGTCATCTCATAGATCTGCATTGCTTAAAAATTTGGCGATAGCTATCATCAAAAGCGAAAAGATAGAGACGACTTTACCAAAAGCAAAAGAGCTTAGAAGCTATGTTGAAAAGCTGATCACAAGAGCTAGAAAAGGTGACTCTAACGCTCATAGAGCAGTATTTGCTTCTTTACAAGATAAAGAAACAACAAATAAATTAGTTACTGAAGTAGCTCCAAAATTTAAAGAGCGCAATGGTGGCTATACAAGAATCATCAAGACTCGTGTTCGTAGAGGCGACGCGGCAGAGATGGCTTATATAGAGCTAGTAGCTGAATAA
- the rplE gene encoding 50S ribosomal protein L5, translated as MSRLKDKFNETIKPALVKEFDIKNPMLIPALEKIVISVGAGDSAKDQKVLQNMADTISLIAGQKAVITDAKKSVAGFKVREGFPVGIKVTLRKEQMYAFLDKLISVALPRVKDFRGLPKNGFDGRGNYNFGLSEQLMFPEVEYDKILRTHGMNITIATTAKNDKEAFKLLELFGVPFAKGK; from the coding sequence ATGAGTAGATTAAAAGATAAATTTAACGAAACTATCAAGCCAGCTCTCGTAAAAGAATTTGACATCAAAAATCCAATGCTTATCCCTGCGCTTGAGAAAATCGTGATCAGTGTAGGTGCTGGAGACTCTGCGAAAGATCAGAAAGTGCTTCAAAATATGGCTGATACCATTTCACTTATCGCTGGACAAAAAGCGGTTATCACTGATGCTAAAAAATCAGTTGCTGGCTTTAAAGTTCGCGAGGGTTTTCCTGTTGGTATCAAAGTAACTTTGAGAAAAGAGCAAATGTATGCTTTCTTAGATAAGCTAATCAGCGTTGCTCTTCCAAGAGTTAAAGACTTCCGTGGTCTTCCAAAAAATGGTTTTGATGGACGTGGAAACTATAACTTCGGTCTTAGTGAGCAGCTAATGTTTCCAGAGGTTGAGTATGATAAAATTTTACGAACTCATGGTATGAATATTACGATTGCTACTACGGCTAAAAATGATAAAGAGGCATTCAAATTGCTAGAGCTATTTGGTGTGCCGTTTGCAAAAGGAAAGTAA
- the rpsD gene encoding 30S ribosomal protein S4, translating into MARYTGPVEKLERRLGVSLALKGERRLAGKSALEKRPYAPGQHGQRRAKISEYGLQLREKQKAKFMYGVSEKQFRRLFQEAARREGNTGALLVQLLEQRLDNVVYRMGFATTRRFARQLVTHGHILVNGKRVDIPSYRVEPGAKVEIIEKSKNNPQIVRAIDLTAQTGIVAWVDVEKEKKFGIFTRNPEREEVIIPVEERFIVELYSK; encoded by the coding sequence ATGGCTAGATATACAGGACCTGTTGAAAAATTAGAAAGACGTCTTGGTGTGTCTCTTGCGTTAAAAGGCGAAAGAAGACTTGCTGGTAAAAGCGCTTTAGAAAAAAGACCTTATGCGCCAGGACAACACGGACAAAGAAGAGCAAAAATAAGCGAATATGGCTTACAACTTCGTGAGAAGCAAAAAGCTAAATTTATGTATGGTGTTTCAGAGAAACAATTTAGAAGATTGTTCCAAGAAGCAGCACGCCGCGAGGGCAACACTGGTGCTCTTTTGGTTCAACTATTAGAACAGAGATTAGATAATGTTGTTTATAGAATGGGCTTTGCAACGACTCGTCGTTTTGCTCGCCAGCTTGTAACTCACGGACATATTTTAGTAAATGGCAAAAGAGTAGATATACCATCTTACAGAGTTGAACCTGGCGCAAAAGTAGAGATTATCGAAAAATCTAAAAACAATCCACAAATTGTTCGTGCGATAGATCTTACAGCACAAACTGGTATTGTTGCTTGGGTAGATGTTGAAAAAGAGAAAAAATTTGGAATTTTCACTAGAAATCCAGAAAGAGAAGAGGTTATCATTCCTGTTGAGGAAAGATTTATAGTAGAGCTTTATTCAAAATAA
- the rpsH gene encoding 30S ribosomal protein S8, with protein sequence MLNDLISDGLTRIRNASMRKLETAKLLHSKVVEATLSILAAKGYVESYNVIEEGNKKFINVVLKYDEYGRSVINELKRVSKPGRRVYQGKDDIKRFKNGYGTVIVSTSKGVMSGIEASKAGVGGEVLCTVW encoded by the coding sequence ATGTTAAACGATTTAATATCAGATGGATTAACACGCATTAGAAATGCAAGTATGAGAAAGCTTGAAACTGCGAAATTGCTTCATTCTAAGGTTGTTGAGGCTACTCTTTCTATCCTTGCAGCAAAAGGCTATGTAGAGAGCTACAACGTTATCGAAGAAGGTAACAAGAAATTTATAAATGTAGTTTTAAAGTATGATGAGTACGGCAGAAGCGTTATAAACGAGCTTAAAAGGGTTTCAAAACCTGGTCGCCGTGTTTATCAAGGCAAAGACGACATTAAGCGTTTTAAAAATGGTTACGGAACAGTTATCGTTAGCACAAGCAAAGGCGTTATGAGTGGTATTGAAGCAAGTAAAGCTGGAGTTGGCGGCGAAGTTCTTTGTACGGTTTGGTAA
- the rpsK gene encoding 30S ribosomal protein S11, whose product MAKRKIVKKKVVRKSIAKGIVYISATFNNTMVTVTDEMGNAIAWSSAGGLGFKGSKKSTPYAAQQAVEDALNKAKEHGIKEVGIKVQGPGSGRETAVKSVGTVEGIKVSFFKDITPLPHNGCRPPKRRRV is encoded by the coding sequence ATGGCGAAAAGAAAAATTGTTAAGAAAAAAGTAGTTAGAAAAAGTATAGCCAAAGGTATCGTTTATATCAGCGCAACATTTAATAATACTATGGTAACTGTAACTGATGAAATGGGAAATGCTATTGCATGGAGTAGTGCAGGTGGCTTAGGCTTTAAAGGTAGTAAAAAATCAACTCCTTATGCAGCTCAGCAGGCAGTTGAAGATGCTCTAAATAAAGCAAAAGAGCATGGTATAAAAGAAGTTGGTATTAAGGTTCAAGGTCCAGGTAGCGGACGTGAAACGGCTGTTAAAAGTGTAGGAACTGTTGAAGGAATTAAAGTATCTTTCTTTAAAGACATTACACCTTTACCACACAATGGTTGTAGACCGCCAAAACGCCGCCGCGTATAA
- the rplR gene encoding 50S ribosomal protein L18, whose protein sequence is MTAKVLKRKIALRIKRKRRIRGKISGVATCPRVSIFKSNRTLYVQAIDDVTATTLAAVDGRKIGIKANKEGAVTLAKEFAKALKAKKIDVAVFDRNGYLYHGVIAAFAEALRENGIKL, encoded by the coding sequence ATGACAGCAAAAGTATTAAAAAGAAAAATCGCTCTTAGAATTAAGAGAAAAAGAAGAATCAGAGGTAAAATTTCTGGTGTTGCAACTTGCCCAAGAGTTTCTATTTTCAAATCAAACAGAACTCTTTATGTTCAAGCGATTGACGACGTTACAGCTACTACACTAGCTGCAGTTGATGGTAGAAAAATAGGCATAAAAGCAAATAAAGAAGGTGCGGTCACTTTAGCTAAAGAATTTGCTAAGGCTTTAAAAGCTAAGAAGATAGATGTTGCAGTTTTTGATAGAAATGGTTATTTATACCATGGCGTTATCGCAGCATTTGCTGAAGCTTTAAGAGAAAATGGCATCAAGCTATAA
- the rpsM gene encoding 30S ribosomal protein S13, with the protein MARIAGVDLPNKKRIEYGLTYIYGIGLYKSRQILDAAGISYDKRVYELSEDEAAAIRKEIQEHHIVEGDLRKQVAMDIKALMDLGSYRGLRHRKGLPVRGQKTKTNARTRKGRRKTVGAATK; encoded by the coding sequence ATGGCACGTATTGCAGGTGTAGATTTACCAAACAAAAAGAGAATAGAGTATGGTTTGACTTATATCTATGGTATAGGTCTTTATAAATCTCGTCAAATTCTTGACGCAGCTGGAATTTCTTACGACAAGAGAGTTTATGAGCTTAGTGAAGACGAAGCGGCAGCCATCCGTAAAGAAATTCAAGAGCATCATATCGTTGAGGGTGATTTGAGAAAACAAGTTGCTATGGATATCAAAGCTCTTATGGATCTTGGAAGTTATAGAGGTCTTCGCCACAGAAAAGGTCTTCCTGTTCGTGGTCAAAAGACTAAAACTAATGCTAGAACCAGAAAAGGCAGACGTAAAACTGTCGGTGCAGCTACTAAGTAA
- a CDS encoding DNA-directed RNA polymerase subunit alpha, which produces MRKITTSAYMPTEIEVKSVSENVANITAYPFEAGYAVTLAHPLRRLLYTSTVGFAPIGVKIKGVSHEFDSMRGMLEDVAFFIINLKKIRFKLKSTSEREVIEYSFKGPKEITGADLNNDLVEIVNPDAYLATINEDAELNFSVIIQKGIGYVPSEEIREEIEDDYIALDAFFTPVKKAVYDIQNVLVEDDPDYEKIVFTITTDGQVSPIEAFKNCLEAMYQQMSVFKGILDINVSTPVASSSAGGEFSKLLSSVEDLNLSARSFNCLDKADIRFIGELALMDENELKELKNLGKKSLEEIKAVMEEIGYPVGADVLKDGKEQLRRKITELKAQMSVKE; this is translated from the coding sequence ATGAGAAAGATTACTACATCAGCTTATATGCCAACTGAAATTGAAGTTAAAAGTGTTAGTGAAAATGTTGCTAACATTACAGCGTACCCTTTTGAAGCAGGTTATGCTGTTACTTTGGCTCACCCATTGCGTCGTCTTCTTTACACAAGTACAGTAGGTTTTGCTCCTATTGGTGTAAAGATAAAAGGCGTTAGTCACGAATTTGATAGTATGCGAGGTATGCTAGAGGACGTAGCTTTTTTTATTATAAATTTGAAAAAGATCAGATTTAAATTAAAAAGCACCAGCGAGCGCGAAGTTATAGAGTATAGCTTTAAAGGACCAAAAGAGATAACTGGGGCTGATCTAAATAATGATCTAGTTGAGATCGTTAACCCAGACGCATACCTTGCTACAATAAACGAAGATGCTGAGTTAAATTTTTCAGTTATCATTCAAAAAGGTATCGGATATGTTCCTAGTGAAGAGATCAGAGAAGAGATTGAAGACGACTATATCGCACTTGATGCTTTCTTTACACCTGTTAAAAAAGCAGTTTATGATATACAAAATGTCTTGGTTGAGGATGATCCAGACTATGAAAAGATCGTATTTACTATAACAACTGATGGTCAAGTTAGTCCGATAGAGGCTTTTAAAAATTGTTTAGAAGCTATGTATCAACAAATGTCAGTATTTAAAGGAATTTTGGATATTAATGTTAGTACTCCAGTTGCTAGCTCAAGTGCAGGTGGTGAGTTTTCAAAGTTACTTTCTAGCGTAGAAGATCTAAATTTAAGTGCTAGAAGTTTTAACTGCCTTGACAAAGCTGATATTAGATTTATCGGCGAGCTTGCGCTAATGGACGAAAATGAGCTTAAAGAGCTTAAAAATTTAGGTAAAAAATCTCTTGAAGAGATTAAAGCGGTTATGGAAGAGATAGGCTATCCAGTTGGTGCCGATGTGTTAAAAGATGGCAAAGAGCAACTAAGAAGGAAAATAACCGAGCTTAAAGCACAAATGAGTGTAAAAGAATAA
- the rplO gene encoding 50S ribosomal protein L15: MALEKLTPAAGSTHATKRIGRGQGSGNGKTAGKGNKGQRARKGYNEKRGFEGGQQPLQRRLPKVGFTSKFEKPYVINVEKIAAIKELAEISIATIASVHKISKSVTKIKLIGASAKALASKIKDENVSVSGTK; this comes from the coding sequence ATGGCATTAGAAAAATTAACACCTGCTGCAGGTTCAACTCATGCAACCAAAAGAATAGGTCGTGGCCAAGGCAGTGGCAATGGCAAAACTGCTGGCAAAGGTAATAAAGGTCAAAGAGCAAGAAAAGGCTACAATGAGAAAAGAGGTTTTGAGGGCGGACAGCAACCACTTCAAAGACGTCTTCCAAAAGTAGGTTTTACTTCTAAATTTGAAAAACCTTATGTTATTAATGTCGAGAAAATTGCAGCAATAAAAGAGCTTGCTGAAATTTCAATAGCAACAATAGCTAGCGTTCATAAAATTTCAAAGAGCGTTACTAAGATAAAACTAATCGGTGCAAGTGCAAAAGCTCTTGCTTCAAAGATTAAAGACGAGAACGTTAGCGTTAGCGGAACAAAATAA
- the rplX gene encoding 50S ribosomal protein L24, with protein sequence MANVKFKVKKGDTVKIIAGDDKGKTGKILAVLAKKGQVIVEGCKIAKKAIKPSEKTPNGGHVNKEMPIDISNVAKVEG encoded by the coding sequence ATGGCTAATGTAAAATTTAAAGTCAAAAAAGGCGATACCGTTAAGATCATCGCTGGTGACGATAAAGGCAAAACTGGTAAAATTTTAGCAGTTCTTGCAAAAAAAGGTCAGGTTATAGTTGAGGGATGCAAAATAGCTAAAAAAGCTATCAAACCAAGCGAAAAAACTCCAAATGGTGGCCACGTAAATAAAGAGATGCCAATTGACATATCAAATGTCGCGAAAGTTGAAGGATAA
- the rplF gene encoding 50S ribosomal protein L6 gives MSRIGKQPIAIPSGVDVSVENNVLKFKKGNHIKELDTKGHVDVKIENGHIVFAPKGEDRQSRAYWGTYRALANNIVTGITAGFTRQLEINGVGYKAAAKGKILELSLGFSHLINYELPAGVEASVEKNVITIKGDDKQVVGQVAAQVRGFRPPEPYKGKGVKYLEERIIRKAGKTSKK, from the coding sequence ATGTCACGTATTGGAAAACAGCCTATCGCTATCCCAAGTGGTGTAGACGTTAGCGTTGAAAATAATGTCCTAAAATTTAAAAAGGGCAATCATATAAAAGAGCTTGACACAAAAGGTCACGTTGATGTCAAGATAGAAAATGGTCATATAGTTTTTGCTCCAAAAGGCGAAGATCGCCAAAGTAGAGCTTACTGGGGAACATATAGAGCACTTGCTAATAATATCGTAACTGGTATCACTGCGGGATTTACTCGTCAGCTTGAGATCAACGGCGTTGGTTACAAAGCAGCTGCAAAAGGTAAAATTTTAGAGCTTTCTCTTGGTTTTTCACACCTTATCAACTATGAGCTACCAGCAGGCGTTGAAGCTAGTGTTGAGAAAAACGTTATTACTATCAAAGGCGATGACAAACAAGTAGTAGGTCAAGTGGCTGCTCAAGTTAGAGGATTTAGACCACCTGAGCCATATAAAGGCAAAGGCGTTAAATATCTAGAAGAACGCATCATCCGCAAAGCGGGCAAGACATCTAAGAAGTAA
- the rpmJ gene encoding 50S ribosomal protein L36 — translation MKVRPSVKKMCDKCKIVKRSGIIRVICENPKHKQRQG, via the coding sequence ATGAAAGTTCGTCCTTCTGTAAAGAAGATGTGTGACAAATGTAAAATTGTCAAACGTAGTGGCATAATTCGTGTTATCTGCGAAAATCCAAAACATAAACAAAGACAAGGATAA
- the infA gene encoding translation initiation factor IF-1: MAKDDVIEIDGNVVEALPNATFKVELDNKHIILCHIAGKMRMHYIKIMPGDRVKVELTPYSLDKGRITYRYK, from the coding sequence GTGGCAAAAGACGATGTCATTGAGATTGATGGAAATGTTGTTGAAGCACTGCCAAATGCAACTTTTAAAGTTGAGCTTGACAACAAACATATAATTTTATGTCATATCGCCGGAAAAATGAGAATGCATTATATAAAGATAATGCCTGGCGACCGCGTAAAAGTAGAACTTACGCCATATAGCCTAGATAAGGGCAGGATCACTTATAGATATAAGTAA
- the map gene encoding type I methionyl aminopeptidase: MAITLKRPVEIEKMRAANKIVARTLDHISTIIKPGISLLEIDKICEDMIRAAGAKPAFKGLYGFPNAACISVNEVVIHGIPNEYKLKEGDIVSVDIGSNLDGYFGDSARTFGVGKISKEDEALIACSKDALYFAIDYIRAGMHFKEICYELEKFILGRGYVPLRGYCGHGIGKRPHEEPEIPNYLEGHNPKAGPKIKEGMVFCIEPMICQKDGTPVLGSDNWKVTSKDGLRTSHYEHCMAIVNGKAEILSQA; this comes from the coding sequence ATGGCTATCACGCTAAAAAGACCGGTTGAGATAGAGAAAATGAGAGCGGCGAACAAGATCGTCGCTCGAACTCTTGATCACATTTCTACGATTATAAAGCCTGGAATTTCCCTTCTTGAGATAGATAAAATTTGTGAAGATATGATAAGGGCTGCTGGGGCAAAACCTGCTTTTAAAGGTCTTTATGGCTTTCCAAATGCAGCTTGCATAAGCGTCAATGAAGTGGTGATCCACGGAATCCCAAATGAGTATAAGCTAAAAGAGGGTGATATCGTTAGCGTTGATATCGGCTCAAATTTAGATGGTTATTTTGGTGATTCGGCTAGGACATTTGGAGTTGGTAAAATTTCAAAAGAAGACGAGGCTTTGATCGCTTGCTCAAAAGATGCACTATATTTTGCGATTGACTATATAAGAGCTGGTATGCATTTTAAAGAAATTTGCTATGAGCTTGAGAAATTTATTCTTGGTAGAGGTTATGTGCCTTTACGTGGATATTGCGGTCACGGTATAGGAAAAAGGCCACACGAAGAGCCAGAAATTCCAAACTATCTTGAGGGGCATAACCCAAAAGCTGGACCAAAGATAAAAGAAGGAATGGTATTTTGTATAGAGCCAATGATCTGCCAAAAAGACGGCACGCCAGTTTTGGGAAGTGATAACTGGAAAGTAACCTCAAAAGATGGTTTGAGAACTAGCCATTATGAGCATTGCATGGCGATAGTTAATGGTAAAGCCGAAATTTTAAGCCAAGCATAA
- the rpsE gene encoding 30S ribosomal protein S5, translating to MEKYNREEFEEVIVDIGRVTKVVKGGRRFRFTALVVVGNRNGLVGFGYGKAKEVPDAMRKAIDDAFKNIIHVKIKGTTIPHDVEVKYNASRMLLRPASEGTGVIAGGSARPIIELAGIKDILTKSLGSNNSANVVRATIKALSLLKS from the coding sequence ATGGAAAAATATAATAGAGAAGAATTTGAAGAAGTAATCGTCGATATCGGTCGGGTTACAAAGGTTGTTAAAGGTGGTCGTAGATTTAGATTTACAGCTTTAGTTGTTGTTGGTAATAGAAATGGTCTAGTTGGCTTTGGTTATGGTAAAGCTAAAGAGGTACCAGATGCGATGAGAAAAGCGATTGACGACGCATTTAAAAATATTATCCATGTTAAGATCAAAGGCACAACTATCCCTCACGATGTAGAGGTAAAATACAACGCAAGTAGAATGCTACTTCGCCCAGCTAGTGAGGGTACTGGTGTTATCGCTGGTGGTAGTGCACGTCCTATTATCGAGCTTGCAGGTATTAAGGATATCCTTACTAAATCACTTGGCTCAAACAACTCAGCAAACGTCGTTCGTGCTACTATAAAAGCACTTAGTTTGCTAAAAAGCTAA
- a CDS encoding type Z 30S ribosomal protein S14, whose amino-acid sequence MAKKSMIAKAARKPKFAVRGYTRCQICGRPHSVYKDFGICRVCLRKMANEGLIPGLKKASW is encoded by the coding sequence ATGGCAAAGAAATCAATGATAGCAAAAGCTGCACGCAAGCCAAAATTTGCGGTTCGTGGCTATACTAGATGCCAAATTTGCGGTCGTCCGCACTCTGTTTATAAAGATTTTGGAATTTGCCGTGTTTGCCTAAGAAAAATGGCTAACGAAGGCCTAATACCTGGTCTTAAAAAAGCAAGTTGGTAA